Proteins encoded together in one Camelina sativa cultivar DH55 chromosome 9, Cs, whole genome shotgun sequence window:
- the LOC104715056 gene encoding uncharacterized protein LOC104715056, whose amino-acid sequence MYMPEWDVPGATPRYPPTSSTRYSTLEYMYPPYREYSPVGPFATNPNPSMPREDQGREENPAEQRVPETQQTLKMIQDLLTHMIQHQQQQNQGNQQAETPSSNFIKLVMMMRNLEVRKFKGEQNMVFADKWIRELEMNFETSGCPKEYKKVITINFLEEDARAWWDSVVPRYHYMTITWEIFKREFEQKYFPLESRDRLENQFLRLEQGDMSVRAYGQIFTQLRRYLYKGNDNEEAMARRFFYGLRPEIKGRLHVVTYRSVAEVEERAMNVKEGIELEKEVMAREKKKEPVQQSNVVNIWKINQVAGRNRGRVNTTSNQGGCATSNFDPRGCFTCGQLGHFARACPTLSEAKSPNLALXAIMTCVFKRFIESKWSQIDTLGIRFVHHFRIR is encoded by the coding sequence ATGTATATGCCTGAGTGGGATGTGCCCGGTGCGACACCGAGGTACCCGCCAACAAGTTCTACTCGGTACAGCACACTTGAGTACATGTACCCGCCTTATAGAGAGTATTCGCCAGTTGGACCGTTCGCTACCAACCCAAATCCAAGTATGCCAAGAGAAGACCAAGGACGTGAAGAGAACCCAGCGGAGCAGAGAGTGCCCGAGACCCAgcagactttgaagatgatacaAGACCTCTTAACTCACATGATCCAGCATCAACAGCAACAGAACCAAGGAAACCAGCAAGCCGAGACTCCATCATCTAACTTCATAAAGCTAGTTATGATGATGAGAAACTTAGAAGTCCGAAAGTTCAAGGGAGAACAGAACATGGTGTTTGCAGACAAGTGGATAAGAGAACTGGAGATGAATTTCGAGACGTCAGGATGTCCGAAGGAGTACAAGAAGGTGATCACAATCAATTTTCTGGAGGAGGATGCACGTGCATGGTGGGATAGTGTAGTTCCTCGTTACCACTACATGACAATAACTTGGGAGATCTTCAAGAGGGAGTTCGAGCAGAAGTACTTTCCACTAGAGTCTCGCGATAGATTGGAGAACCAATTCCTGCGTCTGGAGCAAGGAGATATGAGTGTCCGAGCTTATGGACAGATCTTCACCCAACTACGGAGGTATTTGTACAAGGGGAACGACAACGAAGAAGCTATGGCTCGTAGATTTTTTTACGGGCTACGGCCAGAGATAAAAGGAAGGTTGCATGTTGTGACATATCGAAGTGTAGCTGAAGTGGAGGAGAGAGCAATGAATGTCAAAGAAGGAATAGAGCTGGAGAAAGAAGTTATGgctcgagagaagaagaaagaacctGTGCAGCAGAGCAATGTAGTGAATATCTGGAAGATTAACCAGGTAGCTGGTCGGAACCGTGGTAGGGTCAACACGACTTCCAACCAAGGAGGATGTGCAACAAGCAACTTTGATCCGAGAGGATGTTTCACGTGTGGTCAACTCGGACACTTTGCCCGAGCTTGTCCGACACTTTCTGAAGCGAAGAGTCCCAATCTTGCGCTGATNGCTATTATGACTTGTGTTTTCAAACGTTTTATCGAGTCAAAATGGTCGCAAATAGACACCTTAGGAATCCGGTTTGTTCACCACTTTAGGATTAGATGA
- the LOC104710607 gene encoding LOB domain-containing protein 25, with translation MSNYTNSPCAACKFLRRKCTSDCVFAPYFPPEEPTKFANVHRIFGASNVSKILQEVAPHQREDAVNSLAYEAEARLKDPVYGCVGAISVLQRQVLRLQRELEETNADLMRYASCLGGETTSAYGGRRG, from the coding sequence ATGTCGAACTACACAAATTCACCGTGTGCAGCATGCAAATTCCTCCGGCGTAAATGCACATCAGACTGCGTATTCGCACCCTATTTTCCGCCGGAGGAACCTACAAAGTTTGCGAACGTCCACCGGATATTCGGGGCAAGTAATGTGAGCAAGATCCTTCAAGAAGTGGCTCCACATCAGCGGGAAGACGCGGTGAACTCGCTGGCTTACGAGGCGGAGGCAAGGCTTAAAGATCCAGTGTATGGCTGCGTTGGGGCGATCTCGGTGCTCCAGAGACAGGTCTTGAGGTTGCAAAGGGAACTAGAGGAGACAAATGCTGATCTCATGAGGTACGCTAGTTGTCTTGGTGGTGAAACGACGTCGGCCTATGGTGGGCGCAGAGGTTGA